The following coding sequences lie in one Mus musculus strain C57BL/6J chromosome 11, GRCm38.p6 C57BL/6J genomic window:
- the Acox1 gene encoding peroxisomal acyl-coenzyme A oxidase 1 isoform 3 (isoform 3 is encoded by transcript variant 3) — protein sequence MDAPVPRTPDNWHLRPDGDGPRSVHRGHPEPLDLHLGMFLPTLLHQATEEQQERFFMPAWNLEITGTYAQTEMGHGTHLRGLETTATYDPKTQEFILNSPTVTSIKWWPGGLGKTSNHAIVLAQLITRGECYGLHAFVVPIREIGTHKPLPGITVGDIGPKFGYEEMDNGYLKMDNYRIPRENMLMKYAQVKPDGTYVKPLSNKLTYGTMVFVRSFLVGSAAQSLSKACTIAIRYSAVRRQSEIKRSEPEPQILDFQTQQYKLFPLLATAYAFHFLGRYIKETYMRINESIGQGDLSELPELHALTAGLKAFTTWTANAGIEECRMACGGHGYSHSSGIPNIYVTFTPACTFEGENTVMMLQTARFLMKIYDQVQSGKLVGGMVSYLNDLPSQRIQPQQVAVWPTLVDINSLDSLTEAYKLRAARLVEIAAKNLQAQVSHRKSKEVAWNLTSVDLVRASEAHCHYVTVKVFADKLPKIQDRAVQAVLRNLCLLYSLYGISQKGGDFLEGNIITGAQMSQVNSRILELLTVTRPNAVALVDAFDFKDVTLGSVLGRYDGNVYENLFEWAKKSPLNKTEVHESYYKHLKPLQSKL from the exons atggatgCACCCGTCCCAAGAACTCCAGATAATTGGCACCTACGCCCAGACGGAGATGGGCCACG CTCTGTGCACCGAGGGCATCCTGAGCCTTTGGACCTTCACTTGGGCATGTTCCTGCCCACCTTGCTTCACCAGGCCACCGAAGAGCAGCAGGAGCGTTTCTTCATGCCGGCCTGGAATCTGGAGATCACGGGCACTTATGCGCAGACAGAGATGGGTCATG GAACTCATCTTCGAGGCTTGGAAACCACTGCCACATATGACCCCAAGACCCAAGAGTTCATTCTCAACAGCCCAACTGTGACTTCCATCAAGTGGTGGCCTGGGGGGC TTGGGAAGACTTCCAATCATGCGATAGTCCTGGCTCAGCTCATCACTCGAGGGGAGTGCTACGGGTTACATGCCTTTGTTGTCCCTATCCGTGAGATTGGGACCCACAAGCCTCTGCCAG GCATCACTGTTGGGGATATCGGCCCCAAGTTTGGTTATGAAGAGATGGATAATGGCTACCTGAAGATGGACAATTACCGTATTCCTAGAGAGAACATGTTGATGAAATATGCCCAg GTGAAGCCTGACGGCACGTATGTAAAACCTCTGAGTAACAAGCTGACATATGGGACCATGGTTTTCGTAAGGTCCTTCCTCGTGGGAAGTGCAGCTCAGAGTCTGTCCAAGGCATGCACCATTGCCATTCGATACAGTGCTGTGAGGCGCCAGTCTGAAATCAAGAGAAG CGAGCCAGAGCCCCAGATTTTGGATTTTCAGACGCAGCAGTATAAACTCTTCCCGCTCCTGGCCACCGCCTATGCCTTCCACTTTCTCGGAAGATACATAAAGGAGACCTACATGCGGATTAATGAGAGCATTGGCCAAGGCGACCTGAGTGAGCTGCCTGAG CTTCATGCCCTCACAGCTGGGCTGAAGGCTTTTACTACCTGGACAGCCAATGCTGGTATCGAAGAATGTCGGATGGCTTGCGGTGGGCACGGCTATTCTCACAGCAGTGGGATTCCAAATATTTACGTCACGTTTACCCCGGCCTGCACCTTCGAGGGGGAGAACACTGTTATGATGCTGCAGACGGCCAG GTTCTTGATGAAAATCTATGACCAGGTTCAGTCGGGGAAGCTGGTGGGTGGTATGGTGTCGTACTTGAATGACCTGCCGAGCCAGCGTATCCAGCCGCAGCAGGTGGCAGTCTGGCCAACTCTGGTGGACATTAACAGCCTGGACAGCCTGACAGAAGCCTACAAGCTACGTGCAGCCAG ATTGGTAGAAATTGCTGCAAAAAACCTTCAGGCCCAAGTGAGTCACAGGAAGAGCAAGGAAGTGGCGTGGAACTTGACTTCTGTCGACCTTGTTCGCGCAAGTGAG GCGCACTGCCACTACGTGACCGTTAAGGTCTTTGCAGATAAACTCCCCAAGATTCAAGACAGAGCCGTGCAAGCCGTGCTGAGGAACCTGtgtctcttatattctctctatGGGATCAGCCAGAAAGGAGGGGATTTTCTTGAG ggGAACATCATCACAGGGGCTCAGATGTCACAGGTAAACAGTCGGATCCTGGAGCTGCTCACAGTGACTCGCCCCAACGCTGTGGCTTTGGTGGATGCCTTTGACTTTAAGGATGTGACCCTTGGCTCTGTTCTCGGCCGCTATGATGGCAATGTGTATGAAAACTTGTTTGAGTGGGCCAAGAAGTCCCCACTGAACAAGACAGAG GTCCACGAATCTTACTACAAGCACTTGAAGCCCCTGCAGTCGAAGCTTTGA